From Ramlibacter tataouinensis, the proteins below share one genomic window:
- the rpe gene encoding ribulose-phosphate 3-epimerase, with protein sequence MSRTYRIAPSILSADFARLGEEVANVIAAGADWIHFDVMDNHYVPNLTFGPMICSALKPHAKDAQGRPVPIDVHLMVQPVDALAQAFAQAGADYITFHPDASTHVHRSVQAIRAAGCKPGLVFNPAAPIDVLDWVLDDIDLVLIMSVNPGFGGQGFIDSALRKIEQVRKRIDASGRDVRLEVDGGIKVDNIARVAAAGADTFVAGSAIFGQSDYRAVVGAMRAALKG encoded by the coding sequence ATGAGCAGAACCTACCGGATCGCGCCTTCCATCCTTTCCGCCGACTTCGCGCGCCTCGGCGAGGAGGTCGCCAACGTCATCGCGGCAGGCGCCGACTGGATCCATTTTGACGTGATGGACAACCACTACGTGCCCAACCTCACGTTCGGCCCCATGATCTGTTCCGCCCTCAAGCCCCATGCCAAGGACGCCCAGGGCCGACCGGTGCCGATCGACGTGCACCTGATGGTGCAGCCGGTGGACGCGCTCGCCCAGGCCTTCGCGCAGGCCGGCGCCGACTACATCACCTTCCACCCCGACGCCTCGACGCACGTGCACCGCAGCGTGCAGGCGATCCGGGCGGCCGGCTGCAAGCCGGGCCTGGTGTTCAATCCGGCGGCGCCGATCGACGTGCTGGACTGGGTGCTGGACGACATCGACCTGGTGCTGATCATGAGCGTCAACCCGGGCTTCGGCGGCCAGGGCTTCATCGACTCGGCGCTGCGCAAGATCGAACAGGTGCGAAAGCGCATCGACGCCAGCGGACGGGACGTGCGCCTCGAGGTCGATGGCGGCATCAAGGTGGACAACATCGCGCGCGTTGCCGCGGCCGGCGCGGACACCTTCGTGGCCGGCAGCGCGATCTTCGGCCAGAGCGACTACCGCGCGGTGGTCGGCGCGATGCGCGCGGCGCTCAAGGGCTGA
- a CDS encoding KGG domain-containing protein, translated as MDPQRQREIASEGGKAAHEKGTAHEFTSEEARQAGSKGGQAAHQKGTAHEFNSEEAREAGRKGGQASHGGGHGSGQGGAQGAGQGGNQSGQKR; from the coding sequence ATGGATCCGCAACGGCAGCGCGAGATCGCCAGCGAAGGCGGCAAGGCAGCGCATGAAAAGGGCACCGCGCATGAGTTCACCTCGGAAGAGGCGCGGCAGGCCGGCAGCAAGGGCGGACAGGCGGCGCACCAGAAAGGCACCGCCCACGAGTTCAACTCCGAGGAGGCCCGGGAGGCGGGCCGCAAGGGCGGGCAGGCCAGCCATGGCGGCGGCCACGGCAGCGGCCAAGGCGGGGCCCAAGGCGCGGGTCAAGGTGGGAACCAGAGCGGCCAGAAGCGCTGA
- the gph gene encoding phosphoglycolate phosphatase (PGP is an essential enzyme in the glycolate salvage pathway in higher organisms (photorespiration in plants). Phosphoglycolate results from the oxidase activity of RubisCO in the Calvin cycle when concentrations of carbon dioxide are low relative to oxygen. This enzyme is a member of the Haloacid Dehalogenase (HAD) superfamily of aspartate-nucleophile hydrolase enzymes (PF00702).) codes for MSGLHARSQDFDAAIVDLDGTLVDTLGDFSAALNAVLRELGLPCIAAEDVAPRVGRGSEHLIQTVLDHVGAPPGLYEPAWAAYQRHYLAINGRHSAVFEGAADGLGALREAGLRLACLTNKPGAFARPLLQAKGLLKHFDFVFGGDAFERKKPDPLPLLRACEALGSRPGRTLMVGDSRNDAQAARAAGCPVVLVTYGYNHGEPVHEEDADAFLDSLAQLRNWLSPSGRATRP; via the coding sequence ATGAGCGGCTTGCACGCACGATCTCAAGACTTCGACGCCGCCATCGTCGACCTTGACGGCACCCTGGTGGACACGCTGGGCGACTTCAGCGCCGCACTGAACGCGGTGCTGCGCGAGTTGGGTTTGCCCTGCATCGCCGCCGAGGATGTGGCACCCCGCGTCGGGCGCGGCTCCGAGCATCTCATCCAGACGGTGCTGGACCATGTGGGCGCCCCGCCCGGGCTGTACGAGCCGGCCTGGGCGGCCTACCAGAGGCACTACCTGGCCATCAACGGGCGGCACTCGGCGGTCTTCGAGGGCGCGGCGGACGGCCTCGGCGCCTTGCGCGAAGCCGGGTTGCGGCTGGCCTGCCTGACCAACAAGCCCGGCGCCTTCGCGCGGCCGCTGCTGCAGGCCAAGGGCTTGCTCAAGCACTTCGACTTCGTGTTCGGCGGCGATGCGTTCGAGCGCAAGAAGCCCGATCCGCTGCCCCTGCTTCGGGCCTGCGAGGCGCTGGGTTCACGGCCGGGTCGCACCCTCATGGTGGGCGACTCGCGCAACGATGCGCAGGCCGCGCGCGCCGCCGGCTGCCCGGTGGTGCTGGTGACCTACGGCTACAACCACGGGGAGCCGGTCCACGAGGAGGACGCGGACGCCTTCCTCGACTCGCTCGCCCAGCTGCGGAACTGGCTCAGCCCGAGTGGCCGAGCAACGCGTCCTTGA
- a CDS encoding chalcone isomerase family protein — MNSMKPWLLAAALMIAMPAALAQSVNLGGVKYEEATELRGARVLLNGAGIRYKLVVKVYAAGLYLTRKAGTVDEVLAAPGPKRMQITMLRDIESAELGKLFTRGVEDNMDKGAFSKLVPGLMRMSQLFTDIKKLNAGDSFAIDWVPGTGTVISVKGVPQGEPFKEPEFFNALMRIWLGPVPADYKLKDALLGHSG; from the coding sequence ATGAATTCGATGAAGCCCTGGCTGCTTGCGGCAGCCCTCATGATCGCCATGCCCGCGGCGCTGGCGCAGTCCGTCAACCTGGGCGGCGTCAAATACGAGGAAGCCACCGAATTGCGCGGCGCCAGGGTGCTGCTCAATGGCGCGGGGATCCGCTACAAGCTGGTGGTCAAGGTCTACGCCGCCGGCCTCTACCTCACGCGCAAGGCCGGCACGGTCGACGAAGTGCTCGCCGCCCCCGGCCCCAAGCGCATGCAGATCACGATGCTGCGCGACATCGAGTCGGCTGAACTCGGCAAGCTGTTCACCCGCGGTGTCGAGGACAACATGGACAAGGGCGCCTTTTCCAAGCTGGTGCCCGGCCTCATGCGCATGAGCCAGCTGTTCACAGACATCAAGAAACTCAACGCCGGCGACAGCTTCGCGATCGACTGGGTGCCCGGCACTGGCACGGTGATCTCGGTCAAGGGCGTGCCCCAGGGCGAGCCGTTCAAGGAGCCCGAGTTCTTCAACGCGCTGATGCGCATCTGGCTGGGCCCGGTGCCGGCCGACTACAAGCTCAAGGACGCGTTGCTCGGCCACTCGGGCTGA
- the trpE gene encoding anthranilate synthase component I — MITELEFKSLALQGYNRIPLIAEAFADLETPLSLYLKLAHAKGSGAYSFLLESVVGGERFGRYSFIGLPARTMLRARGFGADAATEVVTDGKVVETAHGNPLDFVASYQQRFKVALRPGLPRFCGGLAGYFGYDTVRYIEPKLEKSCPPDTLHCPDILLLQCEELAVIDNLSGKLYLIVYADPGQPEAYATGKRRLRELKELLKYSVSAPVVRQTQGHPVEREFAKADYLAAVERAKELIAAGDFMQVQVGQRLKKRFTESPLSLYRALRSLNPSPYMYYYHFGDFHVVGASPEILVRQEQTPQGQKVTIRPLAGTRPRGATPEADQAVEQELVADPKERAEHVMLIDLARNDIGRIAKTGTVKVTEAFAVERYSHVMHIVSNVEGLLKDGMTSIDVLKATFPAGTLTGAPKVHAMELIDQLEPNKRGLYGGACGYLSYAGDMDVAIAIRTGIVKDQTLYVQAAAGVVADSVPELEWKETEVKARALLRASELVEEGLE; from the coding sequence GTGATCACCGAACTCGAATTCAAAAGCCTGGCCCTGCAGGGCTATAACCGCATTCCGCTGATCGCCGAGGCGTTCGCGGATCTTGAAACCCCGCTGTCGCTGTACCTGAAGCTGGCGCACGCCAAGGGCTCCGGTGCCTACAGCTTCCTGCTCGAATCGGTGGTCGGCGGCGAACGCTTCGGCCGCTACAGCTTCATCGGCCTGCCGGCGCGGACGATGCTGCGCGCCCGCGGCTTCGGGGCCGACGCCGCGACCGAGGTGGTGACCGACGGCAAGGTGGTCGAGACCGCGCACGGCAACCCGCTGGACTTCGTCGCCAGCTACCAGCAGCGCTTCAAGGTCGCGCTGCGCCCGGGCCTGCCGCGCTTTTGCGGCGGGCTGGCCGGCTATTTCGGCTACGACACGGTGCGCTACATCGAGCCCAAGCTGGAAAAGAGCTGCCCGCCGGATACCCTCCACTGCCCGGACATCCTGCTGCTGCAGTGCGAGGAGCTGGCCGTCATCGACAACCTCTCGGGCAAGCTCTACCTCATCGTTTACGCCGACCCCGGCCAGCCCGAGGCCTATGCCACCGGCAAGCGGCGGCTGCGCGAGCTGAAGGAGCTGCTCAAGTATTCGGTCAGCGCGCCGGTGGTGCGGCAGACGCAGGGCCATCCGGTCGAGCGCGAGTTCGCGAAGGCCGACTACCTGGCGGCGGTCGAGCGCGCCAAGGAGCTGATCGCCGCGGGCGATTTCATGCAGGTGCAGGTCGGTCAGCGCCTGAAGAAGCGCTTCACGGAGTCGCCGCTGTCGCTGTACCGGGCGCTGCGCTCGCTCAATCCGAGCCCCTACATGTACTACTACCACTTCGGCGACTTCCATGTGGTGGGGGCCTCGCCCGAGATCCTGGTGCGCCAGGAGCAGACGCCGCAGGGACAGAAGGTGACCATCCGTCCGCTCGCCGGCACGCGCCCGCGCGGCGCCACCCCCGAAGCCGACCAGGCCGTGGAGCAGGAACTGGTCGCCGACCCCAAGGAGCGCGCCGAGCACGTGATGCTGATCGACCTGGCGCGCAACGACATCGGCCGCATCGCCAAGACCGGCACCGTCAAGGTGACCGAGGCCTTCGCGGTGGAGCGCTACAGCCACGTCATGCACATCGTGAGCAACGTGGAAGGCCTGCTGAAGGACGGCATGACCAGCATCGACGTGCTCAAGGCCACCTTCCCGGCCGGCACCCTCACCGGCGCGCCCAAGGTGCATGCGATGGAGCTGATCGACCAGCTCGAGCCGAACAAGCGCGGCCTGTACGGCGGCGCCTGCGGCTACCTCAGTTATGCCGGCGACATGGACGTGGCGATCGCCATCCGCACCGGCATCGTCAAGGACCAGACCCTGTACGTGCAGGCCGCCGCCGGGGTGGTCGCCGATTCGGTGCCGGAGCTGGAATGGAAGGAAACCGAGGTCAAGGCGCGCGCGCTGCTGCGGGCGTCCGAATTGGTGGAGGAGGGACTGGAATGA
- a CDS encoding anthranilate synthase component II — protein MKLLMVDNYDSFTYNLVQYFGELGAEVEVFRNDEITLEGIAERRPDRLVISPGPCSPAEAGISVAAIRHFAGRLPILGVCLGHQSIGAAFGGNIIRARQLMHGKTSVITTTREGVFAGLPEQFTVNRYHSLAIERASCPPELQVTAWTDDGEIMGVRHRSLAIEGVQFHPESILTEHGHAMLKNFLELPK, from the coding sequence ATGAAACTCCTGATGGTCGACAACTACGACAGCTTCACCTACAACCTCGTCCAGTACTTCGGCGAGCTGGGCGCCGAGGTGGAGGTGTTCCGCAACGACGAGATTACCCTCGAGGGCATCGCCGAGCGGCGGCCGGACCGGCTGGTGATCTCGCCCGGTCCCTGCTCGCCGGCCGAAGCAGGGATTTCGGTGGCGGCGATCCGGCATTTCGCCGGCAGGCTGCCGATCCTGGGCGTGTGCCTGGGGCACCAGTCCATCGGCGCGGCGTTCGGCGGCAACATCATCCGCGCGCGGCAGCTGATGCACGGCAAGACCAGCGTGATCACCACCACGCGCGAAGGCGTGTTCGCCGGCTTGCCGGAGCAGTTCACGGTGAACCGCTACCACTCGCTGGCGATCGAGCGCGCCAGCTGCCCGCCCGAGCTGCAAGTGACCGCCTGGACCGACGACGGCGAGATCATGGGCGTGCGCCACCGGTCGCTCGCCATCGAGGGCGTGCAGTTCCACCCCGAGTCCATCCTGACCGAGCACGGGCACGCCATGCTCAAGAACTTCCTGGAGCTCCCCAAGTGA
- the ltaE gene encoding low-specificity L-threonine aldolase, translating to MKPIDLRSDTVTRPAPGMRAAMFDAPLGDDVFGDDPSVNALQDKIAGLLGFEAALFVPTGTQSNLCAVLAHCQRGDEYIVGQMQHCYRWEGGGAAVFGSVQPQPLAHQPDGTLGLADIEAAIKPDDPHFARTRLLALENTLGGRLMPLPYLEQATALARRHGLGTHLDGARLFNAAVAQAAGRPAAAEARRIAGLFDTVSVCFSKGLGTPAGSALCGSRELIARARRVRKMAGGAMRQAGLLAAAAAYALDHHVERLAEDHALARRLADGLAGLEALRVEPPETNIVFVDLLGAARDRSQALLDHLKTQGVLATGLYRLRFVTHLDVDAAGVDRAVAAVRGFFQG from the coding sequence GTGAAGCCCATCGACCTGCGCAGCGACACGGTGACCCGGCCCGCGCCCGGCATGCGCGCCGCCATGTTCGACGCGCCACTGGGCGACGACGTGTTCGGCGACGACCCGAGCGTGAACGCGCTGCAGGACAAGATCGCCGGCCTGCTGGGCTTCGAGGCGGCGCTGTTCGTGCCGACCGGCACGCAAAGCAACCTGTGCGCGGTGCTGGCGCATTGCCAGCGCGGCGACGAATACATCGTCGGCCAGATGCAGCACTGCTACCGCTGGGAAGGCGGCGGCGCCGCAGTGTTCGGCAGCGTGCAGCCGCAGCCGTTGGCGCACCAGCCGGACGGCACGCTGGGGCTGGCCGACATCGAGGCGGCGATCAAGCCGGACGACCCGCATTTCGCCCGCACCCGCTTGCTGGCGCTGGAGAACACGCTGGGCGGGCGGCTGATGCCGCTGCCCTACCTGGAGCAGGCGACGGCGCTGGCGCGCCGGCATGGCCTGGGCACCCACCTGGATGGCGCGCGCCTGTTCAACGCGGCGGTGGCGCAGGCGGCCGGGCGGCCGGCCGCGGCCGAAGCGCGCCGGATCGCCGGCCTGTTCGACACGGTGTCGGTGTGCTTCAGCAAGGGCCTGGGCACGCCGGCGGGCTCGGCCCTGTGCGGTTCGCGCGAGCTGATCGCGCGGGCGCGCCGGGTGCGCAAGATGGCTGGCGGCGCGATGCGGCAGGCCGGCCTGCTGGCCGCGGCCGCCGCGTACGCGCTGGACCACCACGTCGAGCGCCTGGCCGAGGACCACGCGCTGGCCCGGCGGCTGGCCGACGGCCTGGCCGGCCTCGAGGCGCTGCGGGTGGAGCCGCCCGAGACCAACATCGTGTTCGTCGACCTGCTGGGCGCGGCGCGTGACCGCTCGCAGGCGCTGCTGGATCACCTGAAGACACAGGGCGTGCTCGCCACCGGCCTGTACCGCCTGCGCTTCGTGACGCACCTGGACGTCGACGCTGCCGGCGTCGACCGCGCGGTGGCGGCGGTGCGCGGCTTCTTCCAGGGCTGA
- a CDS encoding LysE family translocator, whose translation MPDAQHLLLFVAAGLLLNLTPGPDVLYIVTNSLRSGARAGVIAGLGITAGCFVHVFAAALGVSALLAASATAFTVLKWAGAAYLLWIGVRLLMARAPAAPQDLAALAQARPDASLRAVFLGGFWTNVLNPKVAIFFLAFVPQFIAPDAGNKALAFVLLGALFNINSIPVNSGWALAAAWMARRNAVQRGMHVLDRVAGAMFIAFGLKLALSDNPST comes from the coding sequence ATGCCCGACGCGCAACACCTGCTGCTGTTCGTCGCCGCCGGCCTGCTGTTGAACCTCACGCCCGGTCCCGACGTCCTCTACATCGTCACCAACTCGCTGCGCTCGGGCGCCCGGGCCGGCGTGATCGCCGGGCTGGGCATCACCGCCGGCTGCTTCGTCCATGTGTTCGCGGCGGCGCTGGGCGTGAGCGCGCTGCTGGCCGCCTCGGCCACCGCCTTCACCGTGTTGAAGTGGGCCGGCGCCGCCTACCTGCTGTGGATTGGGGTGCGGCTGCTCATGGCGCGCGCGCCCGCGGCCCCGCAGGACCTCGCGGCGCTGGCGCAGGCGCGGCCGGACGCCAGCCTGCGCGCGGTGTTCCTCGGCGGCTTCTGGACCAATGTGCTCAATCCCAAGGTCGCGATCTTCTTCCTGGCCTTCGTGCCGCAGTTCATCGCGCCGGATGCCGGCAACAAGGCGCTGGCCTTCGTGCTGCTCGGCGCGCTGTTCAACATCAACAGCATCCCGGTCAACAGCGGCTGGGCGCTGGCCGCGGCCTGGATGGCGCGGCGCAACGCGGTGCAACGCGGCATGCATGTCCTCGACCGCGTGGCCGGCGCCATGTTCATCGCTTTCGGGCTGAAGCTGGCCCTGTCCGACAATCCATCCACGTAA
- the trpD gene encoding anthranilate phosphoribosyltransferase: MSITPQEALQRTIEHREIFHDEMLKIVRLIMSGELSPVMMAALITGLRVKKETIGEITAAAQVMREFATKVEVADKTNLVDIVGTGGDGSHTFNISTCSMFVAAAAGAKVSKHGGRGVSSKSGSADVLESLGLNINLKPEAIARCIEEAGVGFMFAPNHHPAMKNVAPIRKELGVRTIFNILGPLTNPAGAPNILMGVFHPDLVGIQVRALQRLGAEHALVVYGRDGMDEVSLGAATMVGELKGGEISEYEIHPEDFGLPMASSRNLRVESPEQSRAMLTAVLDNQPGPARDIVVFNTGVALYAANVSATIPEGIARARAALESGAGKAKLDQLAALTQKLAG, from the coding sequence ATGTCCATCACCCCCCAGGAAGCGCTGCAGCGAACCATCGAGCACCGCGAGATCTTCCACGACGAGATGCTCAAGATCGTGCGGCTGATCATGAGCGGCGAGCTGTCGCCGGTGATGATGGCGGCGCTGATCACCGGCCTGCGCGTGAAGAAGGAAACCATCGGCGAGATCACCGCCGCGGCGCAGGTCATGCGCGAGTTCGCCACCAAGGTCGAGGTGGCCGACAAGACGAACCTGGTCGACATCGTGGGCACGGGCGGCGACGGCTCGCACACCTTCAACATCTCGACCTGCTCGATGTTCGTGGCCGCCGCGGCCGGCGCCAAGGTGAGCAAGCACGGCGGACGCGGCGTGTCCAGCAAGAGCGGCAGCGCGGACGTGCTCGAAAGCCTGGGCCTGAACATCAACCTCAAGCCCGAGGCGATCGCGCGCTGCATCGAGGAGGCGGGCGTGGGCTTCATGTTCGCCCCCAACCACCACCCGGCCATGAAGAACGTGGCGCCGATCCGCAAGGAGCTGGGCGTGCGCACCATCTTCAACATCCTGGGGCCGCTGACCAACCCCGCGGGCGCGCCCAACATCCTGATGGGCGTGTTCCATCCGGACCTGGTCGGCATCCAGGTGCGCGCGCTGCAGCGCCTGGGCGCCGAGCACGCCCTGGTGGTGTACGGGCGCGACGGCATGGACGAAGTGAGCCTGGGCGCGGCCACCATGGTGGGGGAACTCAAGGGCGGCGAGATCTCCGAGTACGAGATCCATCCCGAGGACTTCGGCCTGCCGATGGCGAGCAGCCGCAACCTGCGGGTCGAGAGCCCCGAGCAGTCGCGCGCGATGCTCACGGCCGTGCTGGACAACCAGCCCGGTCCGGCGCGCGACATCGTGGTCTTCAACACCGGCGTTGCGCTCTACGCCGCCAACGTCTCGGCGACGATTCCGGAGGGCATCGCCCGCGCCCGCGCCGCGCTGGAATCGGGCGCGGGCAAGGCCAAGCTCGACCAGCTGGCAGCGCTCACGCAGAAGCTCGCAGGCTGA
- the trpC gene encoding indole-3-glycerol phosphate synthase TrpC, whose translation MAADILDKIVAVKREEIAAAQKKLPLEAVRADAESRVLTRDFEGAMRAKIAAGASAVIAEVKKASPSKGVLRADFVPADIAQSYAQAGAACLSVLTDRQFFQGRPDYLKQARASCDLPVLRKDFMIDPYQIYESRAMGADCVLLIAACLDDARMQELEAVARSLDMAVLVEVHDRAELERALKLRTRLVGINNRNLRSFEVSLATTIEMLPDVPEGRLVVTESGIATRADVKTMRQAGVDAFLVGEAFMRAEDPGEALAALFSR comes from the coding sequence ATGGCGGCGGACATCCTGGACAAGATCGTCGCCGTCAAGCGCGAGGAAATCGCCGCGGCACAGAAGAAGCTGCCGTTGGAGGCCGTGCGTGCCGACGCCGAGAGCCGGGTGCTCACGCGCGACTTCGAAGGCGCGATGCGCGCCAAGATCGCCGCCGGCGCCAGCGCGGTGATCGCCGAGGTCAAGAAGGCCAGCCCCAGCAAGGGCGTGCTGCGCGCGGACTTCGTGCCCGCCGACATCGCGCAGAGCTACGCGCAGGCCGGCGCGGCCTGCCTGTCGGTGCTGACCGACCGGCAGTTCTTCCAGGGCCGGCCCGACTACCTGAAGCAGGCGCGCGCCTCCTGCGACCTGCCGGTGCTGCGCAAGGACTTCATGATCGACCCCTACCAGATCTATGAATCGCGGGCGATGGGGGCCGACTGCGTGCTGCTGATCGCCGCCTGCCTGGACGACGCGCGCATGCAGGAGCTCGAAGCCGTGGCGCGCAGCCTGGACATGGCGGTGCTGGTGGAGGTGCACGATCGCGCCGAACTGGAGCGCGCCCTCAAGCTCAGGACCCGGCTGGTGGGCATCAACAACCGCAACCTGCGCAGCTTCGAGGTGTCGCTCGCGACCACGATCGAGATGCTCCCGGACGTGCCCGAAGGACGGCTGGTCGTGACCGAGTCCGGCATCGCCACCCGCGCCGACGTCAAGACCATGCGCCAGGCGGGCGTCGATGCCTTCCTGGTGGGCGAGGCCTTCATGCGCGCCGAGGATCCGGGCGAGGCGCTGGCGGCGCTGTTCAGCCGCTGA
- a CDS encoding uracil-DNA glycosylase — protein MDELDTPRLRRWAPEEWALAPGWQPALDAFLASGAGLRLAEFIRERLDSGAVIYPPRPLRALESTPLAQVHAVILGQDPYHGPGQAEGLAFSVPPGVRLPPSLRNIFKELRAGTEAPEPAHGCLIDWARRGVLLLNTVLTVEEGQPGSHAKKGWEELTDALLADVAAQASPCVYLLWGAHAQAKASLIETTAAAHGREALVLQANHPSPLSARRPPVPFLGCGHFRQAREWLARRGCDSVL, from the coding sequence ATCGATGAGCTCGATACCCCTCGCCTCAGGCGCTGGGCGCCCGAGGAATGGGCACTCGCGCCCGGCTGGCAGCCGGCGCTCGATGCCTTCCTGGCCAGCGGCGCGGGCCTGCGCCTGGCCGAATTCATCCGCGAGCGACTGGACAGCGGCGCGGTGATCTATCCGCCGCGTCCCTTGCGGGCGCTGGAAAGCACGCCCTTGGCGCAGGTGCACGCCGTGATCCTGGGGCAGGACCCCTACCACGGCCCCGGCCAAGCCGAGGGCCTGGCTTTCTCAGTGCCGCCGGGCGTGCGGCTGCCGCCGTCGCTGCGCAACATCTTCAAGGAGCTGCGTGCCGGCACAGAAGCGCCCGAGCCGGCGCACGGATGCCTCATCGATTGGGCGCGGCGCGGCGTGCTGCTGCTCAACACGGTGCTCACGGTCGAGGAAGGGCAGCCCGGAAGTCACGCCAAGAAGGGCTGGGAGGAGCTCACCGATGCGCTTCTGGCCGATGTGGCGGCTCAGGCGTCACCCTGCGTGTACCTGCTGTGGGGCGCGCATGCCCAGGCCAAGGCCAGCCTGATCGAGACAACCGCCGCGGCGCACGGGCGCGAGGCCCTGGTGCTGCAGGCCAACCACCCGTCGCCGCTGTCGGCCCGCCGCCCGCCCGTGCCCTTCCTCGGCTGCGGGCACTTCCGCCAGGCGCGGGAGTGGCTGGCGCGGCGCGGTTGCGACAGCGTGCTGTGA
- the tuf gene encoding elongation factor Tu — MAKGKFERTKPHVNVGTIGHVDHGKTTLTAAITTVLSTKFGGEAKAYDQIDAAPEEKARGITINTAHVEYETANRHYAHVDCPGHADYVKNMITGAAQMDGAVLVVSAADGPMPQTREHILLARQVGVPYIIVFLNKCDMVDDAELLELVEMEVRELLSKYEFPGDDTPIIHGSAKLAMEGDKGELGEQAIMKLADALDSYIPTPERAIDGAFLMPVEDVFSISGRGTVVTGRVERGVVKVGEEIEIVGIKPTVKTTCTGVEMFRKLLDQGQAGDNVGILLRGTKREEVERGQVLAKPGSIKPHTHFTAEVYVLSKDEGGRHTPFFNNYRPQFYFRTTDVTGAIELPKDKEMVMPGDNVTITVKLIAPIAMEEGLRFAIREGGKTVGAGVVAKIME, encoded by the coding sequence ATGGCAAAGGGTAAGTTCGAGCGGACCAAGCCGCACGTCAACGTCGGCACGATCGGCCACGTGGACCATGGCAAGACCACGCTGACGGCGGCCATCACCACGGTGCTGTCGACCAAGTTCGGCGGCGAAGCCAAGGCCTATGACCAGATCGACGCGGCTCCCGAAGAAAAGGCGCGCGGCATCACCATCAACACCGCCCACGTCGAGTACGAGACGGCCAACCGCCACTACGCGCACGTGGACTGCCCCGGCCACGCCGACTACGTCAAGAACATGATCACCGGCGCCGCCCAGATGGACGGCGCGGTGCTGGTGGTGTCGGCCGCCGACGGCCCGATGCCGCAAACGCGCGAGCACATCCTGCTGGCCCGCCAGGTGGGCGTGCCCTACATCATCGTGTTCCTGAACAAGTGCGACATGGTCGATGACGCCGAGCTGCTCGAGCTCGTCGAGATGGAAGTGCGCGAGCTGCTGTCCAAGTACGAGTTCCCCGGCGACGACACCCCGATCATCCACGGCTCGGCCAAGCTGGCCATGGAAGGCGACAAGGGCGAGCTGGGCGAGCAGGCCATCATGAAGCTGGCCGACGCGCTGGACAGCTACATCCCCACACCCGAGCGCGCCATCGACGGCGCCTTCCTGATGCCGGTGGAAGACGTGTTCTCCATCTCCGGCCGTGGCACCGTGGTCACCGGGCGCGTCGAGCGCGGCGTGGTCAAGGTCGGCGAGGAAATCGAGATCGTGGGCATCAAGCCCACCGTCAAGACCACCTGCACCGGCGTGGAAATGTTCCGCAAGCTGCTGGACCAGGGCCAGGCCGGCGACAACGTCGGTATCTTGCTGCGCGGCACCAAGCGCGAAGAAGTCGAGCGCGGCCAGGTGCTGGCCAAGCCCGGCTCGATCAAGCCGCACACGCACTTCACCGCCGAGGTGTACGTGCTGAGCAAGGACGAGGGCGGGCGCCACACGCCGTTCTTCAACAACTACCGTCCGCAGTTCTACTTCCGCACCACCGACGTGACCGGTGCGATCGAGCTGCCCAAGGACAAGGAAATGGTCATGCCCGGCGACAACGTGACGATCACCGTGAAGCTGATCGCCCCGATCGCCATGGAAGAAGGCCTGCGCTTCGCCATCCGCGAGGGCGGCAAGACCGTCGGCGCCGGCGTCGTGGCCAAGATCATGGAGTAA
- the secE gene encoding preprotein translocase subunit SecE, protein MATSQVETVTTGADKAKLGAAVALVIAGVVAFYLLGRQGQWAQWGALLVGLAAAFAVFMTSETGKIFVAFGRDSWKEVKKVVWPTRKESIQMTGYVIAFCAIMAVFLWTTDKTLEWVLYDLILGWKK, encoded by the coding sequence ATGGCCACTTCTCAAGTTGAAACCGTGACGACCGGCGCCGACAAGGCCAAGCTGGGAGCCGCCGTCGCGCTGGTGATCGCCGGCGTGGTGGCGTTCTACCTGCTGGGGCGCCAGGGCCAGTGGGCGCAGTGGGGCGCCCTGCTGGTGGGGTTGGCCGCGGCATTCGCGGTGTTCATGACCTCCGAAACCGGCAAGATCTTCGTGGCCTTCGGCCGCGACTCCTGGAAGGAAGTCAAGAAGGTCGTCTGGCCCACCCGCAAGGAGTCGATCCAGATGACGGGCTACGTGATCGCCTTCTGCGCCATCATGGCCGTGTTCCTCTGGACGACCGACAAGACCCTCGAATGGGTCCTCTATGACCTGATCCTGGGGTGGAAGAAGTGA